From a single Micromonospora sp. WMMD1102 genomic region:
- a CDS encoding dsDNA nuclease domain-containing protein, producing the protein MSVDPSGQLALDLYRQPSEDAGAPTQGNYHYQTEIIASFCLSMPSDPSISKIVCEWHEDFLIVRDQPPFLELVSVKHHDHMVYTTMNKLCDEGGLTHLFDKWLGYTSGPAARLASNTRLGGKRSDPSPLALYDVCRTATLATPAGTRLLAHLAWAMMDVARRTAELENLPRPASPSPPKAKRHDPSGLPPGLFDMLLRFMLVFRFDCDRAAKGHIQDINIRQLAEPAMVRLGYSQAAASDAYGAVAQLIGEASRDRSGRPTDLARFLTNPGAYDPLSELAQTVDRRTVSREAVLAAMRLGARRSAGDTVPLLRSGQAPPRAAGGHRLVDKMRLGLLDEAEQDNALRLRDLWLHTWPQARTGFPEDIETEFRLEMEILDIVRRVRHQLIDKAGPYGVQFQALLHQELRQAKLSSKISVPLDDFHILGFAYELSDLCRFGFARPEAA; encoded by the coding sequence ATGAGCGTCGACCCGAGCGGCCAGCTTGCACTCGACCTGTATCGACAACCGTCCGAGGACGCGGGTGCCCCGACTCAGGGCAACTACCACTACCAGACGGAGATCATCGCCTCCTTCTGTCTGAGCATGCCGTCCGACCCTTCGATCAGCAAGATCGTCTGCGAGTGGCACGAGGACTTCCTCATCGTGCGGGACCAGCCCCCGTTCCTAGAGCTGGTGTCGGTGAAGCACCACGACCACATGGTGTACACCACGATGAACAAGCTGTGCGACGAAGGCGGCCTGACGCACCTCTTCGACAAGTGGCTCGGATACACCAGCGGCCCAGCAGCGCGTCTGGCCAGCAACACGAGACTGGGCGGGAAACGCAGCGACCCGTCACCACTCGCCCTGTACGACGTGTGCCGGACAGCTACGCTCGCTACCCCGGCCGGAACAAGGCTGCTCGCGCACCTGGCGTGGGCCATGATGGACGTCGCGAGACGGACCGCCGAGCTGGAGAACCTACCGAGACCGGCATCACCATCACCCCCCAAGGCGAAGAGGCACGACCCGAGCGGTCTACCACCCGGCCTGTTCGACATGCTCCTTCGGTTCATGCTGGTCTTCAGGTTCGACTGCGACCGGGCGGCGAAGGGCCACATCCAGGACATCAACATCCGGCAGCTAGCGGAGCCGGCGATGGTCAGGCTGGGGTACTCGCAGGCGGCGGCTTCAGATGCCTACGGTGCGGTGGCCCAGCTCATCGGGGAGGCGAGCCGAGATCGCAGCGGCCGACCAACGGACTTGGCCCGGTTCCTGACCAACCCCGGTGCGTATGACCCGTTGTCGGAACTGGCGCAGACGGTGGACCGGCGGACCGTGTCCCGGGAGGCGGTGCTCGCCGCTATGCGTCTCGGGGCACGACGATCAGCCGGCGACACGGTCCCCTTGCTCCGTTCGGGGCAGGCGCCGCCTCGGGCCGCCGGTGGCCATCGTCTCGTTGACAAGATGCGGCTCGGTCTGCTCGACGAGGCCGAACAGGACAACGCCCTGCGGCTTCGGGACCTGTGGCTTCACACATGGCCGCAGGCGAGGACTGGGTTTCCCGAAGACATCGAGACCGAGTTCCGGTTGGAGATGGAGATCCTCGACATCGTCCGCCGGGTTCGTCATCAACTGATCGACAAGGCCGGTCCCTACGGTGTCCAGTTCCAGGCGCTTCTCCACCAAGAGCTACGTCAGGCGAAGCTCAGCTCGAAGATCAGCGTACCGCTGGACGACTTTCACATCCTGGGGTTCGCCTACGAGTTGAGTGACCTGTGCAGGTTCGGGTTCGCGCGTCCGGAGGCCGCGTGA
- a CDS encoding ISL3 family transposase, which yields MEIISALLPHLMGLRLEAVVVRGVGVRIDAATRTVRASCGTCGTWSTTLHGRYVRRLADVRLGGHEVLVALTVRRFACVSSSCRRRTFVEQVPGLTRRHARHTVLAAGDLEAVAVALGGRPGSRLAHRLTVSVSRMTLIRMIRRMPDLPSVTPTALGVDDFARRRGHRYATVLIDMHSRRPIDVLPDRSADTLADWLREHPGVQIICRDRGGSYADGARKGAPDAIQVADRWHLLKNLSDTVEKVVRGHRRCLRTHTDPIPALAAPATAESVRTGRRAANTRQRHAAVHALRAEGLSISATARRLDMNVRTARKYARAATAEALIGPNASSRPSVLTPFHTYLRQRLTDGVHETTALHAEILAGGYQGSLRVLRDWLATNRTRPTPVVVRVPSARRITAWIMRPGHKLTDDDRSNLADARNRCPDLDNLADLARGFAALVRHQGTGQHLDAWIDRARHAGYPELRGFAAGLISDRDAVVAGLTQPWSSGAVEGHVNRIKTIKRQMYGRANLDLLRKRVLAAP from the coding sequence ATGGAGATCATTTCGGCGTTGCTGCCGCATCTGATGGGCCTGCGGCTGGAAGCGGTGGTGGTCCGAGGCGTCGGGGTCAGGATCGACGCGGCGACGCGAACGGTGCGGGCGTCGTGCGGCACTTGCGGCACCTGGTCGACCACACTGCATGGTCGCTATGTGCGGCGGTTGGCCGATGTCAGGTTGGGCGGCCATGAAGTGCTGGTCGCGTTGACGGTCCGCCGATTCGCCTGCGTCAGCAGCAGCTGCCGGCGGCGGACGTTCGTCGAGCAGGTACCGGGCCTGACTCGTCGGCATGCCCGTCATACGGTCCTGGCGGCGGGGGACTTGGAAGCGGTCGCGGTGGCGTTGGGTGGACGGCCCGGAAGCCGGTTGGCACATCGGTTGACGGTGTCGGTGTCTCGGATGACGTTGATCCGGATGATCCGGCGGATGCCCGACCTGCCCTCGGTGACACCGACGGCGCTGGGCGTGGACGACTTCGCCCGACGCCGGGGCCACCGATACGCCACCGTGCTGATCGACATGCACTCTCGCCGGCCGATCGACGTGCTGCCTGACCGCAGCGCCGACACCCTCGCCGACTGGTTGCGCGAGCATCCCGGCGTCCAGATCATTTGCCGGGATCGCGGTGGTAGTTACGCCGACGGCGCCCGCAAGGGAGCTCCTGACGCGATTCAGGTCGCCGACCGGTGGCACCTGCTCAAGAACCTCAGCGACACCGTCGAGAAGGTCGTCCGTGGGCACCGCCGCTGCCTACGGACGCACACCGATCCGATACCCGCGCTGGCCGCGCCGGCCACTGCCGAGTCGGTCAGGACGGGGCGCCGGGCGGCGAACACCCGCCAACGCCACGCGGCCGTGCACGCCCTGCGGGCCGAAGGGCTGTCGATCAGCGCGACCGCCCGTCGGCTCGACATGAACGTCAGGACGGCCCGCAAGTACGCCCGAGCCGCTACCGCCGAGGCGTTGATCGGCCCGAACGCCAGCAGTCGACCCAGCGTCCTGACCCCGTTCCACACCTACCTCCGGCAACGCCTCACCGACGGGGTCCACGAGACAACCGCCCTGCATGCCGAGATCCTGGCCGGCGGCTACCAGGGTAGTTTGCGTGTGCTGCGGGACTGGCTTGCCACGAACCGCACCCGGCCCACCCCCGTGGTCGTCCGGGTGCCGTCGGCCCGGCGGATCACCGCCTGGATCATGCGACCCGGCCACAAACTCACCGACGACGACCGCAGCAACCTCGCCGACGCCCGCAACCGCTGCCCGGACCTCGACAATCTCGCCGATCTCGCTCGCGGGTTCGCCGCGCTGGTGCGCCACCAGGGCACCGGCCAGCACCTCGACGCCTGGATCGACCGCGCCCGACACGCCGGATACCCAGAACTGCGCGGTTTCGCCGCCGGCTTGATCAGCGACCGCGATGCCGTCGTTGCCGGCCTTACCCAGCCCTGGAGCTCAGGCGCGGTCGAAGGCCATGTCAACCGCATCAAGACGATCAAGCGACAGATGTACGGCCGGGCGAACCTCGACCTCCTCCGCAAACGCGTCCTCGCCGCGCCATGA
- a CDS encoding kinase — MTEDAVVGSPETKLLVIRGNSGSGKSSVAREVRYRYGRGMALVEQDYLRRIVLRERDVDGGLAPELISQTVRLALRHGYHVVLEGILISHRYGPMISALRRDHRGDTYVFYLDVSLEETLRRHTLRPQAAEFTAEDMRGWYRPRDLLGLPDEVVIPGSSSLEETLASIQQTADLAVPSPVAG; from the coding sequence GTGACCGAGGATGCGGTGGTGGGATCGCCGGAGACGAAGCTGCTGGTAATCCGGGGTAACTCCGGGTCCGGGAAGAGTTCGGTCGCGCGGGAAGTTCGGTACCGGTACGGGCGGGGGATGGCGCTGGTCGAGCAGGACTACCTGCGCCGCATCGTCCTTCGGGAACGCGACGTCGACGGCGGCCTCGCCCCCGAGCTGATCTCCCAGACCGTGCGGCTCGCCCTGCGGCACGGCTACCACGTGGTCCTCGAAGGGATCCTCATCTCCCACCGGTACGGGCCGATGATCTCGGCGTTGCGCCGGGACCATCGCGGTGACACGTACGTGTTCTACCTGGACGTGTCCCTGGAGGAGACGCTGCGCCGCCACACGCTCCGGCCGCAGGCGGCCGAGTTCACCGCCGAGGACATGCGCGGCTGGTACCGGCCCCGCGACCTCCTCGGCCTGCCCGACGAGGTGGTGATCCCCGGGTCCTCCTCGCTAGAGGAGACATTGGCGTCTATCCAGCAGACCGCTGACCTCGCCGTGCCTAGCCCGGTCGCAGGCTGA
- a CDS encoding class I SAM-dependent methyltransferase yields MGEQAEEVTSADSAGRWLARERYAGRDSADRAVLTGLLADIRDRVLNAARLRPGHDVLDLGAGTGLLTHAAARVVAPAGSVFAVDRSAAALAEIRTHGERIRPVVGDACHLPIADATFDRVVARSVLIYLPDLRAALREVARVLRPEGMLSAFEPVNSRRRHDASLDGVTPDEIEAIERLRSSSSPSAGPMMSFDVMPFIDAAIHAGFTTPAVDETTVTEHLSTHADVDAHLHRRPHPGAPNPVDLINRHLGAGTTARYITAWHRAFDLAADRGGITFTTPVVYLTASIGAPRYGNG; encoded by the coding sequence GTGGGTGAGCAGGCCGAAGAAGTGACATCCGCCGACTCGGCGGGACGCTGGCTGGCCCGAGAACGGTACGCCGGGCGCGACAGCGCTGACCGCGCGGTACTGACCGGGCTGCTCGCGGACATCCGCGATCGGGTGCTGAACGCGGCCCGGCTGCGGCCCGGCCACGATGTTCTCGATCTCGGTGCCGGCACGGGCCTGCTCACTCACGCTGCCGCGCGGGTAGTCGCACCGGCTGGATCAGTTTTCGCGGTGGACCGGTCCGCCGCAGCGCTGGCGGAGATCCGGACGCACGGGGAGCGGATCCGGCCCGTGGTCGGCGATGCCTGTCACCTCCCGATCGCCGACGCGACCTTTGACCGCGTCGTCGCTCGCAGCGTTCTGATCTACCTGCCCGACCTGCGCGCCGCGCTACGCGAGGTCGCCCGCGTTCTCCGGCCGGAAGGGATGCTGTCGGCGTTCGAGCCTGTCAACTCCCGCCGCCGCCATGACGCCAGCCTGGACGGCGTCACCCCCGACGAGATCGAGGCGATTGAACGGCTTCGCAGCTCAAGCAGTCCCAGCGCCGGACCGATGATGTCCTTCGACGTGATGCCGTTCATCGATGCCGCCATACACGCCGGCTTCACCACCCCCGCCGTGGACGAGACCACCGTCACCGAGCACCTCAGCACCCACGCCGACGTCGACGCCCACCTGCACCGAAGGCCCCACCCAGGCGCCCCCAACCCCGTCGATCTCATCAACCGACACCTGGGCGCCGGCACCACCGCTCGATACATCACCGCGTGGCATCGCGCGTTCGACCTCGCGGCCGACCGCGGCGGCATCACCTTCACCACTCCCGTCGTCTACCTCACCGCATCTATCGGAGCACCAAGGTACGGCAATGGGTGA
- a CDS encoding ATP-binding cassette domain-containing protein produces the protein MLEIEQVTAGYAHRRNGRRGQTNVVEDVSLRVESGAILGLVGESGCGKTTLARVVTGLHRPESGVVRYTGIDVHRLRGRALREHRRHVQMVFQDPYLTLSPRQTVRQALTEPLRIHRIGDARTRSARVDELLDLVGLDQQVGARRPRQLSGGQQQRVAIARALALGPRLLVCDEPVTALDVSVQAKILNLLLDLRQQLGLACLFISHDLAVVRQLADRIAVMRDGRIVEQGLSEPITSGPRHPYTRALLAATPTIGIPVRHATGSVTPRV, from the coding sequence ATGCTGGAAATCGAGCAGGTCACCGCAGGGTACGCCCACCGCCGGAACGGACGCCGGGGGCAGACGAACGTGGTCGAGGACGTCAGCCTGCGCGTCGAGTCGGGCGCAATCCTCGGACTCGTCGGCGAGTCCGGCTGCGGCAAGACGACCCTCGCCCGCGTCGTCACCGGACTTCACCGACCCGAATCCGGAGTGGTCCGGTACACCGGGATCGACGTCCACAGGTTGCGAGGCCGGGCGCTGCGGGAGCATCGGCGCCACGTCCAGATGGTGTTTCAGGACCCGTACCTCACCCTCAGCCCTCGCCAGACGGTCCGGCAGGCCCTCACCGAGCCGCTGCGCATCCACCGCATCGGCGATGCCCGGACACGGTCCGCGCGCGTCGACGAACTGCTGGATCTCGTCGGCCTCGATCAGCAGGTCGGCGCGCGGCGGCCCCGACAGTTGTCCGGCGGACAGCAGCAGCGTGTCGCGATCGCCCGCGCGCTGGCCCTCGGACCGCGGCTGCTCGTCTGCGACGAGCCCGTCACCGCACTCGACGTGTCGGTACAGGCGAAGATCCTCAACCTGCTCCTCGACCTACGACAGCAGCTCGGTCTGGCCTGCCTGTTCATCTCCCACGACCTCGCCGTCGTGCGACAACTCGCGGACCGCATCGCGGTCATGCGCGACGGCCGGATCGTCGAGCAGGGCCTGTCCGAGCCCATCACCAGCGGCCCCCGCCACCCCTACACGCGCGCACTTCTCGCGGCGACCCCCACCATCGGCATTCCGGTCCGGCATGCGACGGGGTCGGTCACTCCGAGGGTGTGA
- a CDS encoding RNA-binding domain-containing protein translates to MDTSKRPVRPAEWAAVLDAVYHAEPADEQTWLEWKSTLNLRTKEHIAAVVAKAIIAFANRDPIEAATHVDGIGILIIGLEPGNVPGVVQIDNADLDTALTSYLGTDGPVWQPHWTQYQGQPILIIEVAAPAFGDPPHAFRKEYDKIRDGDVYVRHRARSVPANHREVRRLADRYANRPVNNTLDITVDVDYRTPLSRYCGHEDLDIFIEAERDRLLEPLKQLDTTSHTTTGLGGLPITTIGLIREDRSPQQYKDEVEQYLDKVRLAWPEIVRSLAAYLLPPTVFTVTNRSERNYHRLEVRLHITGDADAVEWEDGLSELDLWDLLPDQPREWGPRNSVLGAYHPPTIPLPRTAGPTTAVQRGGSLTLIIRPLDLRPGRTEILEQEYVLLIPASRTDDIVVSWSATATNINATAHGQLTLAIEGPDTNILQAWAQTYSERALEA, encoded by the coding sequence ATGGACACGTCCAAACGACCCGTGCGCCCTGCCGAGTGGGCGGCCGTACTGGACGCCGTCTACCACGCCGAGCCCGCCGACGAGCAGACCTGGCTGGAGTGGAAGTCCACCCTGAACCTGCGCACCAAGGAACACATCGCGGCGGTCGTGGCCAAGGCGATCATCGCCTTCGCCAACCGAGACCCGATCGAAGCCGCCACCCACGTCGATGGCATCGGCATACTGATCATCGGATTGGAGCCCGGCAACGTGCCCGGCGTGGTCCAGATCGACAACGCCGACCTCGACACGGCCCTCACCAGCTACCTCGGCACCGACGGACCGGTCTGGCAACCGCACTGGACCCAGTACCAGGGCCAACCCATCCTGATCATCGAGGTCGCCGCCCCCGCCTTCGGCGACCCGCCACACGCCTTCCGCAAGGAGTACGACAAGATCCGCGACGGCGACGTGTACGTACGACACCGCGCCCGCTCCGTACCCGCCAACCACCGCGAGGTACGGCGCCTGGCCGACCGCTACGCCAACCGCCCCGTCAACAACACCCTCGACATCACCGTTGACGTCGACTACCGCACCCCACTGTCCCGCTACTGCGGGCACGAAGACCTCGACATCTTCATCGAAGCCGAACGCGACCGACTCCTCGAACCACTCAAACAGCTCGACACGACCTCGCACACCACGACCGGCCTGGGCGGCCTCCCCATAACCACGATCGGACTCATCCGCGAAGACCGCTCCCCACAGCAGTACAAGGACGAAGTCGAGCAGTACCTCGACAAGGTACGGCTGGCCTGGCCCGAGATCGTCCGCTCCCTCGCCGCGTACCTGCTACCCCCGACCGTCTTCACCGTCACCAACCGATCCGAGCGCAACTACCACCGACTAGAGGTCAGGCTGCACATCACGGGTGACGCCGACGCGGTCGAGTGGGAAGACGGCCTCTCCGAACTGGACCTGTGGGACCTGCTGCCCGACCAGCCGCGTGAGTGGGGACCCCGGAACTCGGTACTCGGCGCCTACCACCCGCCGACCATTCCCCTGCCCCGCACGGCCGGGCCGACCACGGCCGTGCAACGCGGCGGAAGCCTCACGCTCATCATCCGGCCCCTGGATCTACGGCCCGGCCGAACCGAAATCCTCGAACAGGAGTACGTGCTGCTCATTCCAGCAAGCCGCACCGATGACATCGTCGTCTCCTGGTCGGCGACGGCGACGAATATCAACGCCACCGCCCACGGCCAACTCACCCTCGCCATTGAGGGCCCCGACACGAACATCCTCCAGGCGTGGGCCCAAACCTACAGCGAGCGCGCCCTAGAGGCATGA
- a CDS encoding endonuclease/exonuclease/phosphatase family protein has translation MTAEVVSILSYNLKDYGKSAVATRRQQHELLRFERPDVLCLQEIWDDNDDLSVLGRHVTTIAEALGMRGMAVPARRSHCHMAILWRPEFAALSQRSHGLTLWHGLGVVQLDVGAAVPLRVAVTHLAPWDPEQRLADVRTITGLLSDPVAATVIAGDWNSFGADDTYDPEPDWSQLAPHKVWRHVRWSDDRDSALRADRRPAELLRRSGLHDAAPHLRAPWQATGGHMGADLSRRLDAFWTTRPQALRGYHVIDTPTARLLSDHLPIRIDLDPTALGTGSAGSR, from the coding sequence GTGACAGCGGAAGTGGTAAGCATCCTCAGCTACAACCTGAAGGACTACGGCAAATCAGCGGTGGCCACGCGCCGGCAGCAACACGAGCTGCTGCGCTTCGAACGGCCGGATGTGCTGTGTTTGCAGGAGATCTGGGACGACAACGACGACCTGTCCGTCCTCGGGCGGCACGTGACGACGATCGCCGAGGCCCTCGGGATGCGCGGGATGGCGGTACCCGCACGGCGGTCGCACTGCCACATGGCGATCCTGTGGCGTCCTGAGTTCGCGGCACTGTCCCAGCGCAGCCACGGCCTGACCCTCTGGCACGGCTTAGGCGTGGTCCAACTCGATGTCGGCGCCGCTGTCCCGCTGCGCGTAGCGGTCACTCATCTGGCTCCCTGGGATCCCGAGCAACGGCTCGCGGACGTCCGCACCATCACCGGGCTGCTGAGTGATCCCGTGGCGGCAACGGTCATCGCCGGTGACTGGAACAGCTTCGGGGCCGACGACACCTACGATCCGGAGCCGGATTGGTCGCAGCTGGCCCCGCACAAGGTGTGGCGCCATGTGCGGTGGAGCGACGACCGGGACAGCGCGCTCCGAGCCGACCGGCGCCCGGCCGAGCTGCTGCGCCGCAGCGGCCTGCACGACGCCGCACCTCATCTGCGGGCGCCCTGGCAGGCGACCGGCGGTCACATGGGTGCCGACCTGTCCCGGCGGCTGGACGCGTTCTGGACCACCCGGCCACAGGCGCTGCGCGGCTATCACGTCATCGACACACCCACGGCACGCCTGCTGTCCGACCACCTTCCCATCCGGATCGACCTTGACCCGACGGCGCTCGGAACCGGTTCGGCTGGTAGTCGCTGA
- a CDS encoding DUF5134 domain-containing protein, translating into MFEAPWVPALTIVFLVTGLVCVGDLFIRRRGTSTDQAFSDDELIDINHGVMSVAMILMAWVMVEGVVAWTQVAIFAILALSLLPAFRRARGAAERVDLLGHAGMDVAMIWMLAAMPTLMSEMATGGGGSGHSHGGGDSAAVPTATPMWADIVNVGFVVLAAGTALWWLYRAATAAGHRLHRASYATMAGGMGTMLLLMNA; encoded by the coding sequence GTGTTCGAGGCGCCGTGGGTTCCCGCATTGACAATTGTCTTTTTGGTGACCGGCCTGGTCTGCGTCGGAGACCTCTTTATCCGCCGCCGTGGAACCTCCACCGACCAGGCATTTTCCGACGATGAGCTGATCGACATCAACCACGGCGTGATGAGCGTGGCGATGATCCTGATGGCATGGGTGATGGTCGAGGGCGTGGTCGCCTGGACGCAGGTCGCCATCTTCGCGATCCTCGCGCTCTCGCTGCTGCCCGCTTTCCGGCGGGCGCGCGGCGCGGCGGAGCGCGTCGATCTGCTCGGCCACGCCGGGATGGACGTGGCGATGATCTGGATGCTCGCGGCGATGCCGACGCTGATGTCGGAGATGGCTACCGGCGGCGGGGGCTCGGGACACTCGCACGGCGGGGGCGACTCCGCGGCGGTGCCCACGGCGACGCCGATGTGGGCGGACATCGTGAACGTCGGGTTCGTGGTGCTCGCCGCGGGCACTGCGCTGTGGTGGCTGTACCGGGCCGCGACGGCGGCCGGCCATCGGCTGCATCGGGCGAGTTACGCGACCATGGCCGGCGGCATGGGAACGATGCTGCTGCTGATGAACGCTTGA
- a CDS encoding PepSY domain-containing protein: MTATETTPAPPAESPSSPARAKKTNWFAAFWRWHFYGSLIVIPVLFCLAVTGMTYMFRAEVDSLAHPGVLKVPVVDGVERTALSAQEAAVRAEFPDRPILSVQDGTGDRATLFVAGLEDGSSTNIYVNPYTATVTGELRQDQLISTWAERIHGDLLIGEDGVGDRIVELGASWAIMLTITGFIIFFLGRRARGGAQAKGKRGARLRGLHAIVGLPVGLGILLLVLSGLPWTGFWGAKAQQVAAQGGSALWGEDPGAESTIRQQIEDTDGQSAPAGWASGNAPQGTSTGSGTPISIDKAVTAAQAQGAPGPYLIMYPEGEKGVFSVMSSQWYNVGNPAESDVSKETTIHVDQYSGEVVGEYGYHDYSAAAKVVSQGIALHEGRRLGTANTILSTLFCLAVIFMCVTGPMMWWTRRTTASGLAAPRAKLPVWGNWTLLGAMAVLGVFLPLFGLSLLIILALDQLLIRRLPALRNFFGTV; this comes from the coding sequence ATGACCGCCACCGAAACCACCCCGGCGCCCCCCGCCGAATCGCCGTCGTCGCCAGCCAGGGCCAAGAAGACCAACTGGTTCGCCGCGTTCTGGCGCTGGCACTTCTATGGATCGCTCATCGTCATACCCGTGCTCTTCTGCCTCGCCGTCACCGGCATGACCTACATGTTCCGAGCCGAGGTGGACTCCCTCGCCCATCCCGGGGTGCTGAAGGTGCCGGTGGTCGACGGCGTCGAGCGAACGGCGCTGTCCGCCCAGGAGGCAGCCGTCCGCGCGGAGTTCCCGGATCGCCCGATCCTGTCCGTTCAGGACGGCACCGGTGACCGGGCGACCCTCTTCGTCGCCGGGCTCGAGGACGGCAGCAGTACGAACATCTACGTCAACCCCTACACCGCCACGGTCACCGGTGAGCTCCGCCAGGACCAGCTCATCTCCACCTGGGCCGAGCGCATCCACGGCGACCTGCTCATCGGCGAGGACGGCGTCGGTGACCGCATCGTCGAGCTCGGCGCCTCCTGGGCAATCATGCTGACGATCACCGGGTTCATCATCTTCTTCCTCGGCCGCCGCGCACGCGGCGGCGCACAGGCCAAAGGCAAGCGTGGCGCCCGGCTCCGGGGTTTGCACGCCATCGTCGGGCTCCCCGTCGGCCTCGGCATCCTGCTGCTTGTCCTCTCCGGCCTGCCGTGGACCGGTTTCTGGGGCGCCAAGGCCCAGCAGGTCGCCGCCCAGGGTGGCTCCGCGCTCTGGGGCGAGGACCCCGGCGCCGAGTCCACCATCCGGCAGCAGATCGAGGACACCGACGGCCAGTCGGCTCCCGCCGGATGGGCATCCGGCAACGCCCCCCAGGGCACCAGCACCGGCAGCGGCACACCGATCTCGATCGACAAGGCGGTCACCGCGGCTCAGGCCCAGGGCGCTCCCGGACCTTACTTGATCATGTACCCCGAGGGCGAAAAAGGCGTGTTCAGCGTGATGAGCAGCCAGTGGTACAACGTCGGCAACCCCGCCGAATCCGACGTGAGCAAGGAAACGACCATCCACGTCGACCAGTACAGCGGCGAAGTGGTCGGCGAGTACGGCTACCACGACTACAGCGCCGCGGCGAAGGTGGTCTCGCAGGGAATCGCCCTGCACGAGGGGCGGCGTCTCGGCACCGCCAACACGATCCTCTCCACGCTTTTCTGCCTTGCCGTGATCTTCATGTGCGTCACCGGCCCGATGATGTGGTGGACTCGCCGCACCACCGCCTCCGGCCTTGCCGCCCCCCGCGCGAAACTTCCGGTCTGGGGCAACTGGACCCTGCTCGGCGCGATGGCCGTGCTCGGCGTCTTCCTGCCCCTGTTCGGGCTGTCCCTGCTGATCATCCTCGCCCTGGACCAACTCCTGATCCGCAGGCTCCCCGCACTCAGGAACTTCTTCGGCACCGTCTGA